The Petrotoga miotherma DSM 10691 region GCGGGGCGAAGGGGCGCTAACAGTAAGTTTTAGAAGAAATTTTATAATAAAGCTTCAAAAGTTCACAGGACGGAGGTTTAACAACATTGAAAGCAAAACTTATCTTAACAGCATTATTTCTGTCTTTCTTTACCTCGCTTTTTTCCTATGAACTCTTCTTCTCCGGTGGAGAATTAGCACACTTTATAAACCAAAAACTAACAACGAGCACTTCAGTAAAAGTTGTATCTTTCAGTTTGGATGACACAATTTCTAAAAAATTATCAGCTATAAATCACCAAATATTTTTAGAAAAAGATGGTGGATATTCTGGTGATTTAAATTTAAACATCAAATATGACAAAAACACCGATGGTTATCTACATCAAAAATATATGATTTTTGATAACAACTCAGTATTATTTGGAACCGGAAATTTTACTGCAAGCGGTTTATTAACAGATTTAAACATCTTTATCTACACCGAAGATGAAAAGATCGTAAAAGTTTTTCTTGCTGAATATGAAAACTTTCAAAGAGGTAAATTTGGATATTCAAAAAAAGCAATCAATGAGCGCCTAAACACGACAGAATTCGGGAAAGTAAAAATAGTAACTGGGCCATCAAAAGAGGTCCTTAACTCAGTTTTAAATGAGATTAAGAGATCCAAAATTTCTATAAAAGTTTTTTCATATTCTTTCACCGATCCCTACTTCGTCCATATCTTGGAACAAGCTTCCTCCAATAATGTAGTTGTTGAAATACTATCCGACGATTGGAACAAAATCTACACATCACCATTAAAATATATGCAAGGCATAAATATAAAGTATAGAAATGACATTCATGCAAAGTGTGTAACAATAGATGGAGAAATGGTCATTATAGGAAGTTACAATCTGACCTACAGGGCAAGAGAGAAAAATGACGAAATGGTTGTAATAATTAAAAATAAAGGGTTAGCTGACATCATAAATAGAAAATTTGATTTATTATGGCAAGAATGGTAAAATATATTGGTGTTTCTTTTTTTCAATACCAAAAAAGGAGGCCTGTGCTTTTAAAAAATCAACTAAAAGCACAAATTAGCTATGAAAATAAGAATATCTTTGGCCCAAATGAATTCCACAGTTGGCGATTATCAGGGAAATATTGAAAAGATAAAAGATTTCATCTCTAAGGCAGACGAAAAAGGTGCCGATCTGATACTCTTTCCAGAATTAACTCTAAATGGTTATCCTCCCGAAGATTTAATCTTAAAAACTCAATTTTTAAGGGATTCTTTGAAAAGTATAGAAGAAATACAAGATTTTAGCGAATCTAAAGATGTTGTAATAGTTTTAGGTGCTGTTGACTGGGATGTTGAATCCTACAACACTGCTTTTGTTATTTATAAAGGGGAAATCTATGGTAGTTATAAAAAGATGTTCTTACCAAACTACTCTGTTTTTGACGAAAAAAGATATTTTACTGCCGGTAGAACACCTTTTTTAATGGAAATTGAACGGATCAAAATAGGAATAACAATTTGTGAAGATCTGTGGGTTCCCAATGGACCGGCTGTTTCCTTAGCCCAAAACGGAGCCAATTTGATTTTAAATCTTTCTTCGTCTCCTTTTTATAAGGGAAGAAATAAGGTAAGGTTCGAAATGCTCAAAACTAGAGCATCAGAGTTATCAAGTTGGATTGCTTATTGCAATAATGTAGGTGGACAAGATGAGTTGGTTTTCGATGGTGGAAGCGTTGTAATTAACCCATACGGAGAAATAGAATTAAGTGCTCCTTCTTTTGAAGAAGGGTTGTATTTTATAGATATAGATCCCCTAGAACCCACTAGAGCGAATTTAAGGGAAGGAAAAAGGAAACATTACAATCAAAGTGCCTATTATGAAAGTGTAAATACAATCAAAATAGGGAAAAAGATTACGGGAAAAAATCCTATAAAAGCTATCAAAGTTGACTCTTTTGATCTATACGAGCAATTGTACCTCGCTGTAAAAACAGGGATAAAAGATTATGTATGGAAAAATGGTTTCCAAAAAGTTGTATTAGGACTAAGTGGAGGAATAGATTCCTCGCTCACGGCGGCTATTGCTGCGGACGCTATAGGTCCTGAAAATGTTTTAGGATTACTAATGCCTTCTCAATACTCTTCTAAAGGCAGTATCGACGATTCGATAGAACTATCCAAAAATTTAGGAATAAATTACAAAATAATTCCGATAAATGACATATACGAAAAATATATTGAAAATTTGAAAGAAAGCTTCAAAAGTACTGAAGAAGACAAAACTGAAGAAAACATTCAAGCAAGGATAAGGGGAAACTTAGTAATGGCATTTTCGAACAAATATGGATATTTAGCCTTAGCATGCGGAAATAAAAGTGAAGCAGCTACAGGATATGCTACAATGTATGGAGACATGGCCGGGGGATTCTCTCCCATTAAAGACTTATACAAGACAGACCTATACAAAGTTGCCAGAAAATACAACGAACTTCACGGAAAAGAAATTATTATAAAATCTATATTAGAAAAACCGCCTTCAGCAGAGCTTAGACCAAATCAAAAAGATGAAGATACCTTACCTCCATATGCTTTACTGGATGAGATTTTATTCAAGTATATAGACAGAGAAATGTCTTATGATGAATTACTACAGGAAGGATACGATGAAGGGTTATTGAAAAATGTAATAAATATGGTCAACAAGAACGAGTACAAAAGAAGGCAATCTGCTCCTGGTATAAAACTAACTGAAAGAAGTTTTGGAAAAGACAGAAGAATGCCAATTACTAATAAATATATTCCCTGGTAGTTAATGTCGGTGGGTTGCTAGGTAAGGGGTAAAGGCGACGTTTCCTTGGGGATGAGCTGCAGGGTCCAAGGGGCCCTTCGGCCTTTTCCTTATGGGGTGGGCTGCGGGGCGAAGGGGCGCTAAATAAAGACTTTTTTCCTCACGGATGGGCTTTTGAGGATGAAAGAGGAAAGACCTTTTTCCTTAAGGGTGGGCTGCGGGGCGAAGGGGCACAAATAAAGACTAAGCGCAGCTTACAAAAAAACGATGCCAACAATTAACGAAAAAATGCTCTACTTTTTAAAGGGTCACAGGGCGGAGCCCTTTTGCAGCCTTGTGCAAAAAGGTTTTTATAAAGCCTTAGAATTGACTTCCAAATTTCCATTTGCGTAGAAAATGATGTTTTTCTCAGATCTATGCAATAAACTTTAATTTTGAACTTGGGGTTTTTAAGGGGCTTGCCCCTTAACGTCCAAGGGTGGGGAGCGGGGGAAAGGGCGCTAAAAACAACCATTAAAACAGGAGAAAAAATCATGGAAGAAAAAGAAAAAGACCAATCCAACGACAGTCTAAAAAATTTATTAATCATCATTGGCACTATGGCAGTCATATATTTTGCAACTTTCATACTATGGAATTTGTACGTAGAAAACTTAGAAAACCATTATTACTATCCATATGTAAAAATCAAAGAAACCGGCTACGAACGGGTTAAAAAAATGCCTTTTTCGCCCAAAGGTTACAATATAACTATTGAAAAAAGCAATATCACAAACACTTACACAGTAAAAACGAAGTTTGGTTCATTCAATATTCAAACATTTGACGATAGATTCTTCTTTTTTGAAAACTCTGATATGGTAGTAATCTCATATCCTTCATACGATTTCAGAGGTCTTGAATATTCTGTAATTCTAAAAAATGGGAATATCTTTAAATTTGTCATAGTACCAAACGAAGAAATTGTGGAAGATATCTTCACCTTTGTTGAAAACCTTCTAAGAATAAGGGTTTTAGAGGTTCCAGAATTAGCAAATTATGATTATATCAAAGAAAGTGAGGACAGTTACACCATTGAAAGTAAAAGACAAGAATTTACTTTGTCAAAAAATTTAATAAGCACAGTAGGTGAATCTCAAGACTACATTTATTTCATTTCTAAAAAGTATGGCTTGTTCAACAAGATTTACTATTTAGAAAAATCAACCAATAATTTTGGAGAACTAATAATGATATCGGAATCTCAAGAATTTTGGAGCAATAATTAGAAAATTTAGAAATAAAGAATTTTCAAGTATTATATTTATTTTAAAAAAGTTACTGGGATTGGGTCCAAAAGGGGTTATCTAATTTTAAAGATTCTATCAAAAGCTATATTGGGAGGGTAAAACATGGATTTTATAAGTAAAATTACCGTCGTTCCAAAAATCCCAGAAAAGATTTCTGGGTTAAAAGAACTCTCTGAAAACATGTGGTGGACTTGGAATTATAAAGCTCAAGCCTTATTCGAAAACATAGACAAAGAGCTTTGGGAATCCACCCAGAGAAACCCGGTCACTTTTTTAAAGCGTGTGGAACAAAAAAAGTTAAACAAAGCTGCAGAAGATTCAAAATTTAATGAACTCTATCAAGAAGTCATGAAAGGGCTCTCTGATTATATGAATGAAAATAGCAACACATGGTTCAGAAAAACCCATAGTTCTTTTAAAGAAGGGGAAATTGCTTACTTTTGTATGGAATACGGCCTTCACGAATCTTTTCCAATGTATTCTGGCGGTTTAGGAATATTGGCTGGTGATCATCTAAAAAGTGCAAGTGATCTAGGTATACCGCTTATAGCTGTAGGTTTATTATATCAAAAGGGGTATTTCATTCAGAAACTCAATTCGGAAGGTTGGCAAGAAAGTATATATTTAGATTACGATTTTTCGGATTTCCCTATAATTCCTGCCAGAGATAGCAACGGAGATGAAATATACGTCGATATAGACCTATTGGGGAAAAAGATATTCGCTAAAGTATGGCAAGTAAAGGTTGGAAGAGTGAACCTATATCTTCTTGACACCAACCTAATGCAAAATGACCCTGAAGATAGAGAAATAACCTCCACATTGTATGGTGGAGACATAGAGATGCGCATAAAGCAAGAAATATTAATAGGGATTGGTGGAGTTAAAGCGGTAAGAAAGTTAGGATACAACCCATCTGTTTGGCACATGAATGAAGGTCACGCTGCATTCTTAGGGCTTGAAAGAATACGTGAATTAGTTCAAGAACATGGCTTAACTTTTCAGGAAGCAATTGAAGCGGTTCGGGCTGGAAACGTTTTTACCACTCACACTCCTGTACCAGCTGGAAACGATGTATTTTCTATTTCTTTAATTGATAAATATTTTGGAGACTTCTGGCCTAAATTAGGAGCTTCAAGGCAGGACTTTCTAAATTTAGGATTAGAAAAGCAACAAAGCACGGAAGAATTATTTTCAATGACCATTTTGGCGCTAAAACTCTCTGGAAGATCAAATGCAGTTTCAAGGCTACATGGAGAAGTATCAAGGAAGTTATGGAACCATGTTTGGCCTGGTATTGAATGGTTGGAAGTACCTATAAACTATGTCACCAATGGTGTACATATAGACACATGGTTAAACCCAAAATTACAGGAATCTTTAAAAGAATACTTGGGCGTAGACTGGATGTCAAAGATAGACGATCCAGAACTTTGGGAAAAAATTGACAACATCCCTGACCATGAACTATGGGAAACTCACCAACAACTAAAGAAAGAATTAATAGAATACGTCAGAAAAAGCATAAAAGCACAAAGATCGAGACATGGAGAAACAGTTGAACAACTTGAAGAAGTAAATCAAATAGGTGATGAAAAAGCTTTAACTATTGGTTTTGCCAGAAGATTTGCTACTTACAAAAGAGCAGATCTAATATTCAGTGATGAAGAAAGATTAAAAAAGATTTTGAACGATCCGGACAAACCCGTACAATTAATATTCGCTGGTAAAGCTCATCCTGCAGATAAACCAGGTCAAGAACTCATAAAAAAGATATACGAATACTCACGAAAACCAGAATTTCAAAATAAGGTAATAATTCTGGAAAATTACGATATGGATATGGCAAGGCACTTAGTTTCGGGTGTTGACATTTGGTTAAACAATCCTAGACGTCCAAGAGAGGCATCTGGAACATCAGGCCAGAAAGCCGGAATGAATGGAGCTATAAACTTCTCAGTTTTAGATGGCTGGTGGGTTGAAGGATACAACGGTAAAAATGGATGGGCCATAGGGGACAACAGAGACTATGAAGACTTGAAATTACAGGATAAAATAGACAGTGTTTCAATATACAACCAATTAGAAAAACAAATAGTGCCTCTGTACTATGAAAAAGAAGAATCTAACGTTTCAAAAGAATGGGTATCAAAGATGAAAGAATCTATTAAAAGTGTCACGTCTTTCTTCAACACATCAAGAATGCTCAAAGAATACACTCAAAAACTATATATGCCAGCTCTTGAGCAACACATACGTTTTTCAAACGATGACTTTAAATTGGCAAAAGAATTTGCCGGTTGGGTTAAATTATTAAAAGAAAATTGGGACTCTATAAAAATACATGTCAAACTCGATCAAGATATTACTGGCGTAAAAAATGCAGAAGAAGAAATAGGAGTACAAGCAGAAATATACTTGCCAGGTATAGGGCCTGACTCAATCCTACCAGAAGTTGTATTTGCAAGGTTAAAAGACGGAAAAATTGCCAATATAAGGCGGTACGATATGAAACTCATCAAAGAAGTACAAAAAGACACATATCTATACTCAGTAAAATTTAAAATAGAAGACAGGGGGGAATATGGAATAAATGTAAGGGTAACACCTAACAATCCTCTCATGCCCCATAAAAACTACTTGATGGGACTAGTAAAATATCCTCAATAAGATTTTGTAAATTTTTAATAGACCCCCTTGATTTCAATATATTGTCGTGTTATCATATAAAAGTACAATATATTGATTCAAGGGGGTAATTTTCATGAGAGTTTTAAATAAATGGATCCAAAAAGAACCATCGAAGAATGCAATCACCATATTAAAAGACAGATATTTCTTAAAAGATGGCGAAGGGAATTATTTAGAAAGCACATGGGATGAAGTTGCAAAAAGGATTGCAAGACATGTTGCTGCAGCTGAAGTAAACTATACCAACGATGTAGAAGAAATAAAAAATGCAGAAGAGCATTTTTATCAACTAATTAAATCTCGAATTTTCTTACCAAACAGTCCAACGATATTCAACGCAGGCAAAACAATGGACAGACAATTATTCAAAAAAGATATAGAAGAAACAACTTTAGAAGACTACAAAACAATTTTTGATTCAAGAACAAAACACAACATGTTATCTGCATGTTTTGTAATCCCTATGGACGACTCAATGAACGCCATATTCGATGCGGTAAAAAATGCTGCTTTAATAATGAAATATGGAGGAGGAGTGGGATACGACTTCTCTGTTTTACGTCCAAAAGGTTCTTCTATTGCTGGAACAGGGGGAAAATCCTCCGGACCCATTAGCTTCATGCATGTTTTCAACACAGCAGCTTCCACGATAGAACAAGGTGGGGCAAGGCGGGCAGCTCAAATGGCTGTACTAAGGTATGATCATCCCGATGTCTTTGACTTTATAAATTCCAAAAAAGACAACAAAGGCAACAATGTCTTGAATTACTTCAATATTTCAGTGAACATTGACAACCCAAAAGAATTCAAAAAAATGCTCGAAGAGGATGGAGATCTCACCTTAGAACATCCCGCATCATCCATAAGAAAGACTATCAAGGCAAACGATTTAATGAACAAAATGGTAGAAAACGCATGGAAAACGGGAGATCCTGGCATGCTCTTCCTTGGCAGACACAATCAATACTACGCAATGAGTGAACATACCCCAGTCACCGCCACAAACCCATGCGGAGAAGAACCACTACCACCTTTTGGAAGTTGTAATCTCGGTTCTATAGACGTTGCAAAGTTGGTTGAAGACATGGATTTAGGAAACCCCAACTCGGATGATATTTCAGAATTCCAAGAAATAATATATTGGGCTGTTAGATTTTTAGATGACGTCATAGAATCAAACATCTACCCTCTAAAAGAAATTGAAGAAATATCGAAAAAGCAAAGATTTATTGGATTAGGAATGATGGGATTAGCAGATGCATTATACATAAAAGAGCTACCTTACAACTCAGAACAAGCCAGAAAGTTCATGGCAAAATTAACCGCTGAATTAGCGTATTTCTCTCATATTGCAAGTACTGAATTAGCCAAAGAAAGAGGCAATTTCCAAGATTTTCAAAGATCCAAATACCCGGACGGTTTCATACCATTTCCCATGTTGGATGACGAAATAGACGAAGACATAAAAGCATGGAATGAAAAAATACGTCAACATTTTCAAGGCGAAGCCACAAAATACAAAAGAAATGTACAAACGAACACCATAGCCCCAACAGGTTCAATATCTAACTTGGCAGACACATCAAGTGGAATCGAGCCAAATTTCTTACTATCCTATGTAAGATACATGACCAACAAAGAAGGAGACAGAGTTCCCCTATCTTATATAAATCCAATATTAATGGAAAAAATAGGCACCAACATGACAGAAGAGTTAAAAGCTGAAATCATTGAGAAAGGAAGCATTCAAAATATAGACAGCATACCAAACGAAATTAAAAAAATATTTGTAACCTCAATGGACATACCACCAAAAGATCATTTATTAGCCCAACACGTAATTCAAAGTTATCTTGATGCTTCATGTTCTAAAACTATAAACATGCCTAAATCTTCAACAATAGAAGACGTTAAAGCTATCTATCTACAAGCATTAGAATTAAATCTAAAAGGATTAACTATTTACAGAGATGGGAGCCTTGAAACTCAAGTTCTAACCTCCGCTTCCAAAGAAGAAAAAGAAACATCCGAAACACAAGGCAAAAGCGTTACATTCTTCGTATTGGACGAAAAGCATAAACTAAGGGCAAGGCCAAGAAAAGAAACCTTACGAAGCGTCACACGAAAGTTCAAACACGACACGGGAACAGTATACGTCACCGTTTCCTTCGATGATGGCGGTGAAGCCGTAGAAATCTTTCTATCAGATGGCACAGAAACTGCAGAGGTTATTGGAAGATTATCATCCATAGCTTTAAGAGCGGGCGTCTCAACTGATGAAATAGTTGAGCAATTAAAAAAAGTTAAGGGAACATATTGTAAAGAATTGGCACAAGAAATAAGCAAAGCCCTCAACGATTTCAACCAATTATGGGGATCTCAAATAGAAGATTATGAAGTAATAAGAACGGGAACGCCGAAAACCAGGGAAGAAGTAGAAAAATTCGTATACGCCAACGACTTAAAATACGAAAAAGGATATTATATAGACTCAGAAGGCAACGCATACTGCCCAAGCTGCTTATCTAAAAATACCCTGATAAACGAATCAGGCTGTGTTACCTGCACCACTTGCGGATGGTCAAAGTGTTCTTAAAAATATATATATATAACAAATATTCAAACCCGGTGGAAATGCTCACCGGGTTTTTATATCGTAAATACGACTTAGCTATAATAATTTTAATAACGTGGATTTTATTATCAGAAGCTATTCTTTATCTACTTTTTTACTACTAGAATAACTAATTACCTTTACATCTTCTACAGTAATTAATCCATCTTTAACTAATTCCTGGACCTCAGGTAATATTTTTTCAATCTTTTCAGCCTCATCTACCACTTCTATTATCAAAGGAAGATCTGAGGATAATTGTAAAATATGTGCACTTTCTATTCTACTATTTAAGCCGAAACCTTCTATGCCTCTAATGACAGTAGTACCAGCCATCCCAGCCTTTTTAAACTTCTTAACTAAAACGTGGTAAAGTGGCTCATGATTCCATTTATCTGTTTCACCAATATATATTTTTAAAATCTTGCCTTCTCCTGAATATTGCATAATTTTCTCCTTTCTATGGACTACCTAGCAATTTAAATAAATTTATTAAGAAAACGGAATTAGCTAATAGCCTTTGCTAGAATAATGCCCCCCATAACAGAAACAAGACCTAAGAGCAAATTCGAAAGGATATTCATTACAGCAAAGAACCAATCACGTTCTTCAATAAGAACAACTGTCTCATAACTAAAGGTTGAAAAAGTAGTCAGAGCACCGATAAATCCCGTGGTGATTGCCAATCTAAGGTAAGGATGAGTTAAACCTTTCTCTAGGAAAAAGGTCATTATAAATCCAAGAAGAAAAGACCCAAGAACATTAACTATTAAAGTACCATAAGGTAAAACACCCTCAAGTTTCAAGCTAACCCACCTCGAAAGCAAAAATCGACTAATCGCTCCAAAAAATCCTCCTAACCCTACAAAGAAAATTTCTACCATATTTGGCTCCTTTCTTTTTCTAAAGATCTTTTAACATTATTATATATTATAATTATTCAAAAACAAAAAAAGTTATAATATTTATGGAGACCTTAAAATAGAAGATAAAGAAAATAATAAAAAAAGTCTGTCGATCTCCAATAAGGTAAAAATCCTAGGGGATCGACAGACAAGTGGTAAAAGTCACAAGCATCATATCATGTATATTTGAATTGAATTTTAACAATTTTTCAAAATTTTGTTTGACAATCGTAATTATTTATGATATAGTATTTATAGATATCTTATGCCTTTTTATCCTACCTATGAGGAATGGAAACGTTTCTTCTTGTTTCACAATTTCAAGAACTTTTTTTTCTTTTTATCCTACCTATGAGGAATGGAAACTCCATTGAAAAAGGCTTTCCTTGAAAAGAACCCTATGCCTTTTTATCCTACCTATGAGGAATGGAAACTCTTTTAAATGTTTCTATTTTTTTGGGTTCCCACGACTTTTTATCCTACCTATGAGGAATGGAAACAGCCTATAGCCCCAGACTTTGAAATAGCGTCTACTACTTTTTATCCTACCTATGAGGAATGGAAACAAAATAAGTCCGCTCAAGATGAGGATTAAGTTGGAACTTTTTATCCTACCTATGAGGAATGGAAACTTTATTTCCTTTATTATTATATTCAACAGTATTGAACTTTTTATCCTACCTATGAGGAATGGAAACATAAAAAGATTTATGATTTTTTAGAAAATTCGGATTTTACTTTTTATCCTACCTATGAGGAATGGAAACAGTTCCACAAAGAAATTTTCTAGCTGCCTGCTTGCCTTTTTATCCTACCTATGAGGAATGGAAACTTTCCTAAAGCGACGATTGTACTTCCGAGTCTATCAACTTTTTATCCTACCTATGAGGAATGGAAACGTTGAAGATGTAGGAATGAATACATGCATAATTTTTCTTTTTATCCTACCTATGAGGAATGGAAACTCGTCCCAAATGTTTTGCTTTCCCTGTGGCATTCTACCTTTTTATCCTACCTATGAGGAATGGAAACTTTGGAGGTTTAGATCGGTTGCACCTTCTGAAACTTGCTTTTTATCCTACCTATGAGGAATGGAAACATAATTCGACCTTTAGCTGTTTTCCTTTGAGCATATCTTTTTATCCTACCTATGAGGAATGGAAACTTCTTCTCCTTCTTCAAATATACTACTTTCTATATCACTTTTTATCCTACCTATGAGGAATGGAAACCTAACTAAAGCCCCAAGAGCTGCTATACCTGCGGCTAACTTTTTATCCTACCTATGAGGAATGGAAACCCCCCTTTTCTAACTCCTTAATTTTCCTTTCTAATTCTTTTTATCCTACCTATGAGGAATGGAAACCCCCCTTTTCTAACTCCTTAATTTTCCTTTCTAATTCTTTTTATCCTACCTATGAGGAATGGAAACATTTTAAAATTCTCTGGAACAATTTTTCTTAACTCCTTTTTATCCTACCTATGAGGAATGGAAACGAGGGAACACCCTTTGTAACTCTGAGTTCACTGTTACCTTTTTATCCTACCTATGAGGAATGGAAACCCTCTAAACTAATTGAGGAGGTTATCCTGTGGGTATCCTTTTTATCCTACCTATGAGGAATGGAAACTCCAAAAGATAAAAGAAATAGTAAAGATTTATGACACCTTTTTATCCTACCTATGAGGAATGGAAACCAAGCTTACTTTGAAAACAAAGAAGTAGTGTATAACTTTTTATCCTACCTATGAGGAATGGAAACCTCCAACGGAGCAAAAGGGATAAAAAAGAGGTGAATACTTTTTATCCTACCTATGAGGAATGGAAACAAACCCGAGTGGTTTATAGGATGGTTGCTAAGTTTTTCTTTTTATCCTACCTATGAGGAATGGAAACTTGTCTTTATCTCTCCACGCATTATATTTCCATAAAGCTTTTTATCCTACCTATGAGGAATGGAAACTAGATTGTAATTGCGACATCCGTTGCTTTTGCAGCTAACTTTTTATCCTACCTATGAGGAATGGAAACGCAAATCAACTCTACGTTCTGGATCTTCTTCTTTATCCTTTTTATCCTACCTATGAGGAATGGAAACTAGATTATGTCTTTTCTGAACTTTCATCTGAGGTATCCTTTTTATCCTACCTATGAGGAATGGAAACTCTAATAAACTTCTAATTTGATAACCAAAACATCTGCTTTTTATCCTACCTATGAGGAATGGAAACTACACAAGTGTATTTAAAGTATCTACTACTTCCCTAAACTTTTTATCCTACCTATGAGGAATGGAAACTTGTTAAGCCTTGTCTTTCTCTCAATGGAACTTCTGCTTTTTATCCTACCTATGAGGAATGAAAACATCGGAAGAGTAAATAAAAATAACGGGCTTGCTGTTCCTTTTTATCCTACCTATGAGGAATGGAAACATTCTTTTCTAAAATCATTTGAGAATATTACACTCCTTTTTATCCTACCTATGAGGAATGGAAACTACTTTAAGACCTCCTTAAGTTTAATTTTCTAACCCCTTTTTATCCTACCTATGAGGAATGGAAACTCTAGAAGTCAAGGGATGGTTCACGGCAGCGGATAGCTTTTTATCCTACCTATGAGGAATGGAAACCCTCTAAACTAATTGAGGAGGTTATCCTGTGGGTATCCTTTTTATCCTACCTATGAGGAATGGAAACTCCAAAAGATAAAAGAAATAGTAAAGATTTATGACACCTTTTTATCCTACCTATGAGGAATGGAAACTTCAGTACAAAACTTCTTTGAATAACTGTCATTTCTCTTTTTATCCTACCTATGAGGAATGGAAACAGGCTTTTGATCAATATTCTTAGTTGATTCAATAACTTTTTATCCTACCTATGAGGAATGGAAACTGAAAAAGGGCGTACTGTACAGGTTCAACAGGTTCACTTTTTATCCTACCTATGAGGAATGGAAACTTAGATCGACTTCCAGAAGCTCCGTGTGCAGATGCCTTTTTATCCTACCTATGAGGAATGGAAACGTGCCTGTTGAGGGATCTATTTTTTTGACTGTATCATCACTTTTTATCCTACCTATAAGGAATGGAGGATGGAGAGAGGAATGAAAAGCTGGGGGAGGGAAAGAAAAATATTCCAAGTTTTAAATTATCTGAAATAAGAGATTTATCGAAGTAGTTTGAGTAAGCTGATTCTATACTAATGCCAAGTATTTAAACATTAAGTTTGCTCTTAAAAATATCACTCCTTTGTTGTGAATGTTCACAGCAAGGAGTGATTTGTTTTTGTGAAGTGCTTTATAAGATATTTTTTTTGACTCACTTAGAAAAATAATGGGGAATTTAAACTGGAGTTAACTAACTTTACCAATGGAAAAAGGGGACAAGATATTTTGTTGCATAAGAGGAGTTTATAATTGAATAATTTATTCTTCTAATGATTAAAAGAGTATTTTTCCTTTGTTTATAATTCATTTTTTACAATCCCACTTTTTGAAAGAGAATCAATTTATTATAAAT contains the following coding sequences:
- a CDS encoding phospholipase D-like domain-containing protein, which encodes MKAKLILTALFLSFFTSLFSYELFFSGGELAHFINQKLTTSTSVKVVSFSLDDTISKKLSAINHQIFLEKDGGYSGDLNLNIKYDKNTDGYLHQKYMIFDNNSVLFGTGNFTASGLLTDLNIFIYTEDEKIVKVFLAEYENFQRGKFGYSKKAINERLNTTEFGKVKIVTGPSKEVLNSVLNEIKRSKISIKVFSYSFTDPYFVHILEQASSNNVVVEILSDDWNKIYTSPLKYMQGINIKYRNDIHAKCVTIDGEMVIIGSYNLTYRAREKNDEMVVIIKNKGLADIINRKFDLLWQEW
- a CDS encoding NAD+ synthase, with the translated sequence MKIRISLAQMNSTVGDYQGNIEKIKDFISKADEKGADLILFPELTLNGYPPEDLILKTQFLRDSLKSIEEIQDFSESKDVVIVLGAVDWDVESYNTAFVIYKGEIYGSYKKMFLPNYSVFDEKRYFTAGRTPFLMEIERIKIGITICEDLWVPNGPAVSLAQNGANLILNLSSSPFYKGRNKVRFEMLKTRASELSSWIAYCNNVGGQDELVFDGGSVVINPYGEIELSAPSFEEGLYFIDIDPLEPTRANLREGKRKHYNQSAYYESVNTIKIGKKITGKNPIKAIKVDSFDLYEQLYLAVKTGIKDYVWKNGFQKVVLGLSGGIDSSLTAAIAADAIGPENVLGLLMPSQYSSKGSIDDSIELSKNLGINYKIIPINDIYEKYIENLKESFKSTEEDKTEENIQARIRGNLVMAFSNKYGYLALACGNKSEAATGYATMYGDMAGGFSPIKDLYKTDLYKVARKYNELHGKEIIIKSILEKPPSAELRPNQKDEDTLPPYALLDEILFKYIDREMSYDELLQEGYDEGLLKNVINMVNKNEYKRRQSAPGIKLTERSFGKDRRMPITNKYIPW
- the glgP gene encoding alpha-glucan family phosphorylase, producing the protein MDFISKITVVPKIPEKISGLKELSENMWWTWNYKAQALFENIDKELWESTQRNPVTFLKRVEQKKLNKAAEDSKFNELYQEVMKGLSDYMNENSNTWFRKTHSSFKEGEIAYFCMEYGLHESFPMYSGGLGILAGDHLKSASDLGIPLIAVGLLYQKGYFIQKLNSEGWQESIYLDYDFSDFPIIPARDSNGDEIYVDIDLLGKKIFAKVWQVKVGRVNLYLLDTNLMQNDPEDREITSTLYGGDIEMRIKQEILIGIGGVKAVRKLGYNPSVWHMNEGHAAFLGLERIRELVQEHGLTFQEAIEAVRAGNVFTTHTPVPAGNDVFSISLIDKYFGDFWPKLGASRQDFLNLGLEKQQSTEELFSMTILALKLSGRSNAVSRLHGEVSRKLWNHVWPGIEWLEVPINYVTNGVHIDTWLNPKLQESLKEYLGVDWMSKIDDPELWEKIDNIPDHELWETHQQLKKELIEYVRKSIKAQRSRHGETVEQLEEVNQIGDEKALTIGFARRFATYKRADLIFSDEERLKKILNDPDKPVQLIFAGKAHPADKPGQELIKKIYEYSRKPEFQNKVIILENYDMDMARHLVSGVDIWLNNPRRPREASGTSGQKAGMNGAINFSVLDGWWVEGYNGKNGWAIGDNRDYEDLKLQDKIDSVSIYNQLEKQIVPLYYEKEESNVSKEWVSKMKESIKSVTSFFNTSRMLKEYTQKLYMPALEQHIRFSNDDFKLAKEFAGWVKLLKENWDSIKIHVKLDQDITGVKNAEEEIGVQAEIYLPGIGPDSILPEVVFARLKDGKIANIRRYDMKLIKEVQKDTYLYSVKFKIEDRGEYGINVRVTPNNPLMPHKNYLMGLVKYPQ